The Toxorhynchites rutilus septentrionalis strain SRP chromosome 3, ASM2978413v1, whole genome shotgun sequence genome includes a region encoding these proteins:
- the LOC129780502 gene encoding xanthine dehydrogenase isoform X1, producing MPSPSTVKDLQLIEFNDQYPLVFFVNGKKVIDHHPDPECTLLVYLRDRLRLCGTKLGCAEGGCGACTVMISKIDRTNDRIHNLAVNACLAPVCAVHGMAVTTVEGIGSTRTRLHPVQERIAKAHGSQCGFCTPGIVMSMYSLLRSSPVPSMKEMEVAFQGNLCRCTGYRPIIEGYRTFTQEFGQNGSCAMGDKCCKNSNGSTNGCRVDINDKLFDVSEFTPFDPSQEPIFPPELKLSDALDKESLVFRSSSTSWYRPTKLEHLLALKKRYPETKIIVGNTEVGVEVKFKHFEYPVLANPSLIDELTRVEKLDGGLKIGASVTLMEMERVMKEEIESLPECETRLYRAIVGMLHWFAGKQIRNVASVGGNLMTGSPISDLNPIFNAAGIELEVASLDGGVRKVHMGDGFFTGYRRNVIRPDEVLVSLILPKTNEHRHFIAHKQAKRRDDDIAIVNGAFNVLFKPNTDIIEEIHLAFGGMAPTTVLATKTASALIGKRWNRELVEMANDMLVNEMPLSPSAPGGMILYRRSLTLSIFFKAYLAISEALSVTIPSHKSVQEREKSGAQTFHTLVPKSTQLFEKVSTDQPLTDPIHRPKVHASAFKQVTGEAVYCDDIPKYSNELYLAFIFSAKAHAKVLSINPSEALGMEGVHRFFSAADLTDEQNQCGPVFHDEYVFWKDQVTSQGQIIGAVVADNQTIAQKAARRVKVTYEELSPIIITIEDAIEKKSFYPGYPKTIEQGDIEKGFREAHTIVEGDCRIGGQEHFYLETQACVAVPKDSDEIEVFSSSQHPSEIQHQVAHALGIHSSRVVSKVKRLGGGFGGKESRAGLVAVPVALAAHTLRRPVRCMLDRDEDMAMSGTRHPFYFTYKVGVSQDGQLLVGDFKAYNNAGYSMDLSFSVLERAMFHIQNSYKFPNLRVQGWVCKTNLPSNTAFRGFGGPQGMFVAETMMHHVARSLERDYEELAELNMYQEGDKTHYNEPIENCNVRKCWQEVVKSSKFQERRAEIEQFNKQHRWRKRGISVVPTTFGIAFTALHLNQSGALIHVYHDGAVLLSHGGTEMGQGLHTKMIQVAATTLKIPFEKIHISETSTDKVPNTPATAASAGSDLNGMAVLNACTVINQRLEPYKKQFPDKDWDFWVNKAYFDRVSLSTTGFYATPNIGYDFATNSGNPFNYFTFGAACSEVEIDCLTGDHQVIRTDIVMDLGSSINPAIDIGQIEGGFMQGYGLFTLEEMVYSSTGTVFSRGPGVYKIPGFADIPGEFNVSLLTGAPNPRAVYSSKAVGEPPLFLASSAFFAIRRAISAAREEENLPDDFDLVSPATASRIRLACQDKITQKFSEAEPGSYTPWNVMP from the exons ATGCCCTCGCCGTCCACTGTGAAAGATTTACAACTGATCGAATTTAACGATCAATATCCACTCGTCTTTTTTGTCAATGGCAAAAAG GTCATAGATCACCACCCGGACCCGGAATGTACCTTGCTGGTGTACCTGCGGGACAGGCTTCGCCTCTGCGGTACCAAGCTGGGATGCGCCGAAGGTGGTTGTGGTGCATGTACGGTGATGATTTCGAAGATTGATCGCACCAATGATCGGATACACAATCTGGCTGTGAACGCGTGCCTTGCGCCGGTATGCGCTGTTCATGGTATGGCCGTCACAACGGTCGAGGGTATCGGTAGCACCCGAACTCGGCTGCATCCGGTCCAGGAGAGAATTGCGAAAGCGCACGGTTCCCAGTGTGGATTCTGTACGCCTGGGATTGTAATGTCGATGTATTCGCTGCTCCGAAGCTCACCGGTTCCCTCGATGAAGGAAATGGAAGTGGCATTCCAGGGTAATCTATGCCGATGCACCGGGTACAGGCCGATCATCGAGGGGTATCGGACGTTTACGCAAGAGTTTGGTCAGAATGGAAGCTGTGCTATGGGTGATAAATGCTGTAAGAACTCAAATGGTTCCACCAACGGTTGTAGGGTGGACATCAACGATAAATTGTTTGATGTAAGCGAGTTCACTCCGTTTGATCCTTCTCAAGAACCGATCTTCCCGCCAGAGTTGAAATTATCCGACGCCTTAGACAAAGAATCGTTGGTTTTCCGATCGTCCAGTACCAGTTGGTATCGTCCAACCAAATTGGAGCATTTGTTAGCTCTGAAAAAGCGCTATCCAGAGACTAAAATAATTGTAGGAAATACCGAAGTGGGTGTTGAGGTGAAGTTCAAGCACTTTGAATATCCGGTTCTGGCGAACCCATCACTGATCGATGAGTTGACGCGCGTTGAAAAGTTGGATGGGGGTTTGAAGATAGGGGCGTCTGTAACATTGATGGAGATGGAACGTGTGATGAAAGAGGAGATCGAAAGCCTTCCTGAATGCGAGACACGACTTTACCGAGCGATAGTTGGGATGCTGCATTGGTTTGCTGGCAAACAAATTAGGAACGTAGCTTCGGTTGGTGGAAATTTAATGACCGGAAGTCCAATTTCTGATTTAAATCCGATTTTCAATGCCGCAGGAATTGA ATTGGAGGTAGCTAGTTTGGATGGCGGCGTGCGCAAAGTTCATATGGGGGACGGATTTTTCACCGGATACCGTAGAAATGTTATTCGTCCGGATGAAGTGCTCGTTTCTCTGATTTTACCTAAAACAAATGAACACCGACACTTCATAGCCCACAAACAGGCTAAACGTCGCGACGATGATATAGCAATCGTCAATGgagcgttcaatgttttgtTCAAGCCGAATACCGACATCATTGAAGAAATTCACCTCGCTTTTGGTGGTATGGCTCCTACAACGGTGCTAGCGACCAAAACTGCATCGGCTCTGATTGGGAAGCGCTGGAATCGTGAGCTCGTGGAGATGGCAAACGATATGCTTGTGAATGAGATGCCTCTGAGCCCGAGTGCACCCGGTGGGATGATCCTTTATCGTCGATCGCTGACCTTGAGTATTTTCTTCAAAGCATACCTGGCTATTAGCGAAGCTCTATCCGTTACGATTCCTAGTCATAAATCGGTGCAGGAGCGGGAGAAAAGTGGAGCCCAGACATTCCACACATTGGTGCCAAAGAGTACCCAACTATTTGAAAAGGTTTCGACAGACCAACCCTTAACGGATCCAATTCACCGACCCAAGGTCCATGCGTCAGCGTTCAAACAGGTCACTGGAGAGGCGGTCTATTGTGATGACATTCCAAAATACAGCAACGAGCTGTATTTAGCATTTATCTTCAGCGCAAAGGCCCACGCCAAGGTGCTTTCTATCAATCCTTCAGAAGCTCTGGGCATGGAAGGAGTTCATCGGTTTTTCTCGGCAGCCGATTTGACCGATGAACAAAACCAGTGTGGACCTGTTTTTCACGATGAATACGTATTTTGGAAAGACCAGGTGACCAGCCAAGGACAAATTATTGGAGCTGTGGTGGCGGATAATCAAACCATTGCCCAAAAGGCGGCTCGTCGTGTTAAGGTTACGTACGAGGAGCTATCACCAATTATCATCACCATTGAGGATGCTATCGAGAAGAAATCATTCTACCCTGGCTATCCCAAAACAATTGAACAAGGTGATATCGAAAAAGGCTTCCGCGAGGCGCATACGATCGTGGAGGGAGACTGTAGAATTGGTGGGCAGGAGCATTTCTATCTTGAAACGCAAGCATGCGTTGCCGTTCCGAAGGATTCGGACGAGATAGAAGTCTTCAGTTCATCACAACATCCTTCGGAAATCCAGCACCAAGTCGCTCATGCATTAGGAATTCACTCGAGTAGGGTAGTTTCCAAGGTGAAGAGACTAGGAGGAGGATTTGGAGGGAAGGAGTCTCGGGCAGGCCTAGTTGCTGTGCCGGTTGCTCTTGCAGCTCATACCCTTCGAAGACCTGTCCGTTGCATGTTGGATCGTGATGAAGATATGGCTATGAGTGGCACCCGACATCCATTCTACTTCACGTACAAGGTTGGAGTGAGCCAGGATGGGCAGCTACTGGTCGGAGACTTCAAGGCATATAACAACGCGGGGTACTCGATGGATTTGTCTTTCTCG GTTCTTGAGCGTGCCATGTTTCACATTCAGAACTCATACAAGTTCCCTAACCTGCGAGTACAAGGATGGGTTTGCAAGACCAACCTTCCGTCCAATACCGCCTTCCGTGGGTTCGGTGGACCACAGGGAATGTTTGTTGCGGAGACGATGATGCATCACGTGGCGAGATCCCTTGAACGTGACTATGAAGAATTGGCGGAGCTGAATATGTACCAAGAGGGAGATAAAACCCATTATAATGAACCCATCGAAAATTGCAACGTTCGCAA ATGCTGGCAGGAAGTTGTTAAATCATCCAAATTCCAGGAACGACGGGCAGAGATCGAGCAATTCAACAAGCAGCATCGCTGGCGGAAACGTGGCATCAGTGTAGTACCAACAACGTTCGGAATTGCCTTTACCGCACTTCACTTGAATCAGTCCGGAGCACTGATCCACGTCTACCACGATGGTGCAGTGTTGCTGTCGCATGGTGGTACCGAAATGGGCCAAGGATTACACACCAAAATGATTCAAGTCGCTGCCACAACACTAAAGATTCCGTTCGAGAAAATCCACATTTCAGAAACGTCAACCGATAAAGTTCCAAACACCCCAGCTACGGCGGCTAGCGCGGGGTCGGATCTGAACGGAATGGCCGTACTGAACGCTTGCACGGTCATCAACCAGCGATTGGAGCcatacaaaaaacaatttcccgATAAGGACTGGGACTTCTGGGTAAACAAGGCCTATTTCGATCGAGTCTCGCTATCAACGACGGGATTCTATGCCACACCTAATATTGGGTACGATTTCGCCACAAATTCGGGAAATCCTTTCAACTACTTCACATTTGGTGCAGCATGCTCTGAGGTAGAGATCGACTGTCTCACTGGAGACCATCAGGTGATCCGTACCGATATTGTAATGGACCTCGGATCTAGTATCAACCCAGCTATCGACATCGGTCAGATTGAGGGTGGATTCATGCAGGGATACGGTCTGTTTACGCTCGAGGAAATGGTTTACTCATCCACTGGGACCGTGTTTTCGCGGGGACCGGGAGTTTACAAGATTCCCGGATTCGCTGACATCCCTGGCGAGTTTAACGTTTCTCTCTTGACCGGAGCGCCCAACCCACGGGCGGTGTATTCTTCGAAGGCCGTAGGTGAACCACCGCTGTTCCTAGCCTCCTCGGCGTTTTTCGCTATACGTCGCGCTATCTCGGCTGCTCGAGAGGAAGAAAATTTGCCCGATGACTTCGATCTGGTTTCCCCGGCAACTGCCTCCCGCATTCGATTGGCTTGTCAGGACAAGATCACCCAGAAG ttCTCAGAAGCCGAACCAGGATCATATACTCCGTGGAATGTAATGCCCTAA
- the LOC129780502 gene encoding xanthine dehydrogenase isoform X2 has protein sequence MVIDHHPDPECTLLVYLRDRLRLCGTKLGCAEGGCGACTVMISKIDRTNDRIHNLAVNACLAPVCAVHGMAVTTVEGIGSTRTRLHPVQERIAKAHGSQCGFCTPGIVMSMYSLLRSSPVPSMKEMEVAFQGNLCRCTGYRPIIEGYRTFTQEFGQNGSCAMGDKCCKNSNGSTNGCRVDINDKLFDVSEFTPFDPSQEPIFPPELKLSDALDKESLVFRSSSTSWYRPTKLEHLLALKKRYPETKIIVGNTEVGVEVKFKHFEYPVLANPSLIDELTRVEKLDGGLKIGASVTLMEMERVMKEEIESLPECETRLYRAIVGMLHWFAGKQIRNVASVGGNLMTGSPISDLNPIFNAAGIELEVASLDGGVRKVHMGDGFFTGYRRNVIRPDEVLVSLILPKTNEHRHFIAHKQAKRRDDDIAIVNGAFNVLFKPNTDIIEEIHLAFGGMAPTTVLATKTASALIGKRWNRELVEMANDMLVNEMPLSPSAPGGMILYRRSLTLSIFFKAYLAISEALSVTIPSHKSVQEREKSGAQTFHTLVPKSTQLFEKVSTDQPLTDPIHRPKVHASAFKQVTGEAVYCDDIPKYSNELYLAFIFSAKAHAKVLSINPSEALGMEGVHRFFSAADLTDEQNQCGPVFHDEYVFWKDQVTSQGQIIGAVVADNQTIAQKAARRVKVTYEELSPIIITIEDAIEKKSFYPGYPKTIEQGDIEKGFREAHTIVEGDCRIGGQEHFYLETQACVAVPKDSDEIEVFSSSQHPSEIQHQVAHALGIHSSRVVSKVKRLGGGFGGKESRAGLVAVPVALAAHTLRRPVRCMLDRDEDMAMSGTRHPFYFTYKVGVSQDGQLLVGDFKAYNNAGYSMDLSFSVLERAMFHIQNSYKFPNLRVQGWVCKTNLPSNTAFRGFGGPQGMFVAETMMHHVARSLERDYEELAELNMYQEGDKTHYNEPIENCNVRKCWQEVVKSSKFQERRAEIEQFNKQHRWRKRGISVVPTTFGIAFTALHLNQSGALIHVYHDGAVLLSHGGTEMGQGLHTKMIQVAATTLKIPFEKIHISETSTDKVPNTPATAASAGSDLNGMAVLNACTVINQRLEPYKKQFPDKDWDFWVNKAYFDRVSLSTTGFYATPNIGYDFATNSGNPFNYFTFGAACSEVEIDCLTGDHQVIRTDIVMDLGSSINPAIDIGQIEGGFMQGYGLFTLEEMVYSSTGTVFSRGPGVYKIPGFADIPGEFNVSLLTGAPNPRAVYSSKAVGEPPLFLASSAFFAIRRAISAAREEENLPDDFDLVSPATASRIRLACQDKITQKFSEAEPGSYTPWNVMP, from the exons ATG GTCATAGATCACCACCCGGACCCGGAATGTACCTTGCTGGTGTACCTGCGGGACAGGCTTCGCCTCTGCGGTACCAAGCTGGGATGCGCCGAAGGTGGTTGTGGTGCATGTACGGTGATGATTTCGAAGATTGATCGCACCAATGATCGGATACACAATCTGGCTGTGAACGCGTGCCTTGCGCCGGTATGCGCTGTTCATGGTATGGCCGTCACAACGGTCGAGGGTATCGGTAGCACCCGAACTCGGCTGCATCCGGTCCAGGAGAGAATTGCGAAAGCGCACGGTTCCCAGTGTGGATTCTGTACGCCTGGGATTGTAATGTCGATGTATTCGCTGCTCCGAAGCTCACCGGTTCCCTCGATGAAGGAAATGGAAGTGGCATTCCAGGGTAATCTATGCCGATGCACCGGGTACAGGCCGATCATCGAGGGGTATCGGACGTTTACGCAAGAGTTTGGTCAGAATGGAAGCTGTGCTATGGGTGATAAATGCTGTAAGAACTCAAATGGTTCCACCAACGGTTGTAGGGTGGACATCAACGATAAATTGTTTGATGTAAGCGAGTTCACTCCGTTTGATCCTTCTCAAGAACCGATCTTCCCGCCAGAGTTGAAATTATCCGACGCCTTAGACAAAGAATCGTTGGTTTTCCGATCGTCCAGTACCAGTTGGTATCGTCCAACCAAATTGGAGCATTTGTTAGCTCTGAAAAAGCGCTATCCAGAGACTAAAATAATTGTAGGAAATACCGAAGTGGGTGTTGAGGTGAAGTTCAAGCACTTTGAATATCCGGTTCTGGCGAACCCATCACTGATCGATGAGTTGACGCGCGTTGAAAAGTTGGATGGGGGTTTGAAGATAGGGGCGTCTGTAACATTGATGGAGATGGAACGTGTGATGAAAGAGGAGATCGAAAGCCTTCCTGAATGCGAGACACGACTTTACCGAGCGATAGTTGGGATGCTGCATTGGTTTGCTGGCAAACAAATTAGGAACGTAGCTTCGGTTGGTGGAAATTTAATGACCGGAAGTCCAATTTCTGATTTAAATCCGATTTTCAATGCCGCAGGAATTGA ATTGGAGGTAGCTAGTTTGGATGGCGGCGTGCGCAAAGTTCATATGGGGGACGGATTTTTCACCGGATACCGTAGAAATGTTATTCGTCCGGATGAAGTGCTCGTTTCTCTGATTTTACCTAAAACAAATGAACACCGACACTTCATAGCCCACAAACAGGCTAAACGTCGCGACGATGATATAGCAATCGTCAATGgagcgttcaatgttttgtTCAAGCCGAATACCGACATCATTGAAGAAATTCACCTCGCTTTTGGTGGTATGGCTCCTACAACGGTGCTAGCGACCAAAACTGCATCGGCTCTGATTGGGAAGCGCTGGAATCGTGAGCTCGTGGAGATGGCAAACGATATGCTTGTGAATGAGATGCCTCTGAGCCCGAGTGCACCCGGTGGGATGATCCTTTATCGTCGATCGCTGACCTTGAGTATTTTCTTCAAAGCATACCTGGCTATTAGCGAAGCTCTATCCGTTACGATTCCTAGTCATAAATCGGTGCAGGAGCGGGAGAAAAGTGGAGCCCAGACATTCCACACATTGGTGCCAAAGAGTACCCAACTATTTGAAAAGGTTTCGACAGACCAACCCTTAACGGATCCAATTCACCGACCCAAGGTCCATGCGTCAGCGTTCAAACAGGTCACTGGAGAGGCGGTCTATTGTGATGACATTCCAAAATACAGCAACGAGCTGTATTTAGCATTTATCTTCAGCGCAAAGGCCCACGCCAAGGTGCTTTCTATCAATCCTTCAGAAGCTCTGGGCATGGAAGGAGTTCATCGGTTTTTCTCGGCAGCCGATTTGACCGATGAACAAAACCAGTGTGGACCTGTTTTTCACGATGAATACGTATTTTGGAAAGACCAGGTGACCAGCCAAGGACAAATTATTGGAGCTGTGGTGGCGGATAATCAAACCATTGCCCAAAAGGCGGCTCGTCGTGTTAAGGTTACGTACGAGGAGCTATCACCAATTATCATCACCATTGAGGATGCTATCGAGAAGAAATCATTCTACCCTGGCTATCCCAAAACAATTGAACAAGGTGATATCGAAAAAGGCTTCCGCGAGGCGCATACGATCGTGGAGGGAGACTGTAGAATTGGTGGGCAGGAGCATTTCTATCTTGAAACGCAAGCATGCGTTGCCGTTCCGAAGGATTCGGACGAGATAGAAGTCTTCAGTTCATCACAACATCCTTCGGAAATCCAGCACCAAGTCGCTCATGCATTAGGAATTCACTCGAGTAGGGTAGTTTCCAAGGTGAAGAGACTAGGAGGAGGATTTGGAGGGAAGGAGTCTCGGGCAGGCCTAGTTGCTGTGCCGGTTGCTCTTGCAGCTCATACCCTTCGAAGACCTGTCCGTTGCATGTTGGATCGTGATGAAGATATGGCTATGAGTGGCACCCGACATCCATTCTACTTCACGTACAAGGTTGGAGTGAGCCAGGATGGGCAGCTACTGGTCGGAGACTTCAAGGCATATAACAACGCGGGGTACTCGATGGATTTGTCTTTCTCG GTTCTTGAGCGTGCCATGTTTCACATTCAGAACTCATACAAGTTCCCTAACCTGCGAGTACAAGGATGGGTTTGCAAGACCAACCTTCCGTCCAATACCGCCTTCCGTGGGTTCGGTGGACCACAGGGAATGTTTGTTGCGGAGACGATGATGCATCACGTGGCGAGATCCCTTGAACGTGACTATGAAGAATTGGCGGAGCTGAATATGTACCAAGAGGGAGATAAAACCCATTATAATGAACCCATCGAAAATTGCAACGTTCGCAA ATGCTGGCAGGAAGTTGTTAAATCATCCAAATTCCAGGAACGACGGGCAGAGATCGAGCAATTCAACAAGCAGCATCGCTGGCGGAAACGTGGCATCAGTGTAGTACCAACAACGTTCGGAATTGCCTTTACCGCACTTCACTTGAATCAGTCCGGAGCACTGATCCACGTCTACCACGATGGTGCAGTGTTGCTGTCGCATGGTGGTACCGAAATGGGCCAAGGATTACACACCAAAATGATTCAAGTCGCTGCCACAACACTAAAGATTCCGTTCGAGAAAATCCACATTTCAGAAACGTCAACCGATAAAGTTCCAAACACCCCAGCTACGGCGGCTAGCGCGGGGTCGGATCTGAACGGAATGGCCGTACTGAACGCTTGCACGGTCATCAACCAGCGATTGGAGCcatacaaaaaacaatttcccgATAAGGACTGGGACTTCTGGGTAAACAAGGCCTATTTCGATCGAGTCTCGCTATCAACGACGGGATTCTATGCCACACCTAATATTGGGTACGATTTCGCCACAAATTCGGGAAATCCTTTCAACTACTTCACATTTGGTGCAGCATGCTCTGAGGTAGAGATCGACTGTCTCACTGGAGACCATCAGGTGATCCGTACCGATATTGTAATGGACCTCGGATCTAGTATCAACCCAGCTATCGACATCGGTCAGATTGAGGGTGGATTCATGCAGGGATACGGTCTGTTTACGCTCGAGGAAATGGTTTACTCATCCACTGGGACCGTGTTTTCGCGGGGACCGGGAGTTTACAAGATTCCCGGATTCGCTGACATCCCTGGCGAGTTTAACGTTTCTCTCTTGACCGGAGCGCCCAACCCACGGGCGGTGTATTCTTCGAAGGCCGTAGGTGAACCACCGCTGTTCCTAGCCTCCTCGGCGTTTTTCGCTATACGTCGCGCTATCTCGGCTGCTCGAGAGGAAGAAAATTTGCCCGATGACTTCGATCTGGTTTCCCCGGCAACTGCCTCCCGCATTCGATTGGCTTGTCAGGACAAGATCACCCAGAAG ttCTCAGAAGCCGAACCAGGATCATATACTCCGTGGAATGTAATGCCCTAA